One segment of Campylobacter concisus DNA contains the following:
- a CDS encoding molybdopterin dinucleotide binding domain-containing protein, producing MQRREFLKRSAVLSTLTTSAMLADEDKDDYKPQSNSLEPEFRVKDGKISLSDGHSVIFSMCHGCTTKCGIRLHVDDKNDRVLRCSGNPYHPLSNVHWANFDTSINDALLATTLSGEDEKRATVCARGVILPEMIDSPARILTPLKRVGKRGEGKWKSISFEQLVEEVVEGGDLFGEGHVDGLRAIYSDELIDSENPEYGTKRNQFLSFYLYDGRSDIVDRFVKKSFGTINHYSHGGICGGGFRVGGKIAHNAKGFAHTKPDYENSKFVIYWGTSPSNGGNPFQKQAKMLSYARGTRDDFSYAVVDPSVTNAVKYASSDKGRWIAIKPGTDSALAMAMIRWIIENEKYATNYLIQPNLDQAKLAGEIHWCNATHLVITEKDHKDYGKFALINNEWQVCSQDGKIQSYKVNEPAKLYYKGKILIDGKKVEVKSSMQLLKESAYKHSLEEYSKICGVSIEDIIWLCENFTKNGRQVSTNVHGGMMHTQAGMTTFAILCLNTLMGTYGYKGGNVNASAGTHEFLKGRYDLESFEGAYKPNGLNLSRSGKYYETSSEYKRKVAAGGSGYPSTQPWYPISMPLVNETLTSHKAGYPYKVKVFINYMTNVLYGQAGLERAVLDVLKDSKNLPLFVGIDAFMNETNAYADYIVPDGVNLENWALPNSLWGTIAKTSVVRYPAVSSKQAKDKNGGAIDVEAFYIAVAKRLGLKGFGKNAFKDKDGNFMDLDVKEQYYAAALVNLAFDGEGVKDISDEDKKLSKISRVMTKLDPYLKDEEKPKVAHILAKGGRYDSYESAYKGDKATIKVPAPTPASIYYEPLGGHRHSITGEFMPGVPSLMLPVASDGTPLEEFFPRSEWKYTVSSRKSNIQHFYTFVSPRLRAVHPSNFIRIAPDIASEQGIRSGDKVKVTTPYGAQVGEAFVTDGVASGVISIEHGFGHDEFGIRTHIVDGKPAFGIANLEKGVNHNKLGLLDPKRNGEFSLNDWLVGTCARQALPAKIRKIG from the coding sequence ATGCAAAGAAGAGAATTTTTAAAAAGATCAGCCGTGCTCTCAACACTAACCACGAGTGCTATGCTGGCAGATGAAGATAAGGATGACTATAAACCGCAGTCAAACTCGCTAGAGCCCGAATTTCGAGTAAAGGACGGTAAAATTTCACTTAGTGATGGACATAGTGTTATCTTTTCGATGTGCCATGGCTGTACGACGAAGTGTGGCATAAGACTTCATGTGGATGACAAAAACGACCGAGTTTTAAGATGTAGTGGCAACCCATACCACCCACTCTCAAACGTACACTGGGCAAATTTTGACACATCGATAAATGACGCACTTCTTGCCACAACACTAAGCGGCGAAGATGAAAAGCGAGCCACGGTTTGCGCTAGAGGGGTGATATTGCCTGAGATGATAGACTCACCTGCAAGGATACTAACTCCGCTAAAAAGAGTTGGCAAAAGAGGCGAAGGCAAGTGGAAGAGCATAAGCTTTGAGCAGCTAGTAGAAGAGGTCGTAGAGGGCGGAGATCTCTTTGGTGAGGGGCATGTTGATGGGCTAAGAGCGATATATAGCGACGAGCTAATTGATAGCGAAAACCCAGAGTACGGCACTAAGCGTAATCAATTTTTAAGTTTTTATCTATATGACGGGCGCTCTGACATTGTTGATCGCTTTGTTAAAAAGTCATTTGGCACTATAAATCACTACTCTCACGGCGGAATTTGCGGTGGTGGCTTTAGGGTCGGCGGCAAGATCGCACACAACGCAAAGGGTTTTGCACATACAAAACCAGACTATGAAAACTCTAAATTTGTTATCTACTGGGGCACTTCGCCGTCAAATGGTGGCAACCCTTTCCAAAAACAGGCAAAAATGCTCTCTTATGCAAGAGGCACTAGAGATGACTTTAGCTACGCAGTGGTCGATCCAAGCGTTACAAATGCTGTAAAATACGCCTCTTCAGACAAAGGCCGCTGGATAGCGATAAAGCCGGGCACCGACTCAGCTCTAGCTATGGCGATGATACGCTGGATCATAGAAAATGAAAAATACGCTACAAACTACCTTATCCAGCCAAATTTAGACCAGGCAAAGCTAGCAGGCGAGATACACTGGTGTAATGCCACGCATCTAGTCATCACCGAAAAAGACCACAAAGACTATGGTAAATTTGCACTTATCAACAATGAATGGCAGGTTTGCTCACAAGATGGCAAGATACAAAGCTACAAGGTAAATGAACCAGCCAAGCTCTACTACAAAGGTAAAATTTTAATAGACGGCAAAAAGGTCGAGGTAAAAAGCTCAATGCAGCTTTTAAAAGAATCAGCTTATAAACATAGCTTAGAGGAGTACTCAAAAATTTGTGGTGTAAGCATTGAAGATATCATCTGGCTTTGCGAAAATTTCACCAAAAACGGCAGACAGGTGAGCACAAACGTGCATGGCGGTATGATGCATACGCAAGCCGGTATGACTACTTTTGCGATACTTTGTCTAAACACACTCATGGGCACTTATGGCTACAAAGGCGGCAACGTCAATGCAAGTGCCGGCACACACGAGTTTTTAAAGGGCAGATATGACCTTGAGAGCTTTGAGGGCGCTTATAAACCAAATGGTCTAAATTTATCAAGATCAGGCAAATACTACGAAACAAGCTCTGAGTATAAGCGTAAAGTAGCAGCTGGCGGCAGCGGCTATCCATCAACTCAGCCATGGTATCCTATCTCAATGCCACTTGTAAACGAAACTCTTACGAGCCACAAGGCTGGCTATCCATACAAAGTAAAAGTTTTCATAAACTACATGACAAACGTACTTTACGGACAAGCAGGACTTGAAAGAGCGGTTTTAGACGTACTAAAAGATAGTAAAAATTTACCACTTTTTGTGGGCATAGACGCCTTTATGAACGAGACAAACGCCTATGCTGACTACATCGTGCCAGATGGGGTAAATTTAGAAAACTGGGCACTTCCAAACTCTCTTTGGGGAACGATCGCTAAAACTTCAGTCGTGCGCTATCCAGCCGTTAGCTCAAAGCAGGCAAAGGATAAAAACGGCGGCGCGATCGACGTTGAGGCATTTTATATAGCCGTAGCAAAGAGGCTTGGACTAAAAGGCTTTGGCAAAAATGCCTTCAAAGACAAAGATGGAAATTTCATGGACCTTGACGTAAAAGAGCAGTATTACGCGGCTGCACTAGTAAATTTAGCCTTTGATGGTGAGGGTGTGAAAGATATAAGCGACGAGGACAAAAAGCTTAGTAAGATATCAAGAGTGATGACAAAACTCGATCCTTATCTAAAAGACGAAGAGAAGCCAAAAGTAGCGCACATACTAGCAAAAGGCGGCAGATACGATAGCTACGAGAGCGCATATAAGGGTGATAAAGCAACCATAAAAGTGCCAGCGCCTACGCCAGCTTCTATCTACTATGAACCACTTGGCGGACACAGGCACTCAATAACAGGCGAATTTATGCCAGGAGTGCCAAGCCTGATGCTACCAGTAGCAAGTGACGGCACGCCGCTTGAGGAATTTTTCCCACGCTCTGAGTGGAAATACACAGTGAGCTCAAGAAAGTCAAATATCCAACACTTCTACACCTTTGTTAGCCCAAGGCTAAGAGCTGTTCATCCTAGCAACTTCATAAGGATAGCACCAGATATCGCAAGTGAGCAGGGCATTCGCTCAGGCGATAAGGTCAAAGTGACTACTCCTTATGGAGCACAAGTTGGCGAGGCGTTTGTGACGGATGGCGTTGCTAGCGGAGTTATTAGTATCGAGCATGGATTTGGTCATGATGAGTTTGGTATAAGAACGCACATCGTCGATGGAAAGCCAGCTTTTGGGATCGCAAATTTAGAAAAAGGGGTCAATCATAATAAGCTTGGACTTCTTGATCCAAAAAGAAATGGCGAATTTAGTTTAAATGACTGGTTGGTTGGCACTTGTGCTAGACAAGCACTTCCTGCAAAGATAAGAAAGATCGGCTAG
- a CDS encoding 4Fe-4S dicluster domain-containing protein, whose product MQQTLNSRRSFIAAAGLFFATTALKAAPKDFSGSSVRYGMAIDLTRCVGCQSCTMSCMLENDVQPGAFRTIVSEYEARDKSGKMAVIASLPRLCNHCNNPACISVCPTGASHQRSNGIVKIDTKECIGCALCVEACPYHARYLSMHTYKADKCTFCDHRLRAGLQPACVESCVGGSRIIGDLNDPNSNIRKFLATHETMVIDSPKNTNPQVFYHGVSEILAKNDKKLELDNGYKKVISWSEEIAQ is encoded by the coding sequence ATGCAACAGACCTTAAATTCTCGTCGCAGCTTTATTGCAGCTGCAGGATTATTTTTTGCTACGACCGCACTAAAGGCTGCACCAAAAGACTTTAGTGGTAGTAGTGTTCGTTACGGCATGGCGATAGATCTAACAAGATGTGTTGGATGTCAGTCATGTACTATGAGCTGTATGTTAGAAAACGACGTTCAGCCAGGCGCTTTTAGAACCATTGTTTCCGAGTATGAGGCAAGAGATAAGAGCGGTAAAATGGCAGTCATTGCGTCACTTCCAAGGCTTTGCAACCATTGCAACAATCCAGCCTGTATTAGTGTTTGTCCAACTGGTGCTAGCCATCAAAGAAGTAATGGCATAGTAAAGATTGATACAAAAGAGTGCATAGGCTGTGCGCTTTGCGTAGAGGCCTGTCCATATCACGCAAGATATCTTAGTATGCATACCTATAAGGCCGATAAATGCACCTTTTGTGACCACAGACTAAGAGCAGGGCTTCAGCCAGCATGCGTAGAGAGCTGTGTGGGCGGTAGCCGTATAATAGGCGATCTTAACGATCCTAACTCAAATATCAGAAAATTTCTAGCCACACACGAGACTATGGTTATAGATAGCCCTAAAAATACAAATCCACAGGTTTTCTACCACGGCGTTAGTGAGATTTTGGCTAAAAACGATAAGAAACTCGAGCTTGATAATGGATATAAAAAGGTTATCAGCTGGAGCGAAGAGATAGCACAGTAA
- a CDS encoding glycerate kinase, whose translation MRILVAIDSLKGSLSSLEAGLAVKEGLEEIGCEVVVKPIADGGEGSVEAMADALGAKFIDTIVKNPLGIEILARYALKDDLAILEMSSASGLTLINPDERNPLKTSTFGFGQMIKDAIAKGARKFIIGIGGSATNDAGTGMLSALGFKFYDKDGVLLEGKGENLAKIYEFTDEEALKELKDCEFLIACDVDNPLYGMNGAAHVYAPQKGANGRMVKELDDGLKHFAALVKEKTNSKFHTQKGAGAAGGLGFAFVAFLGAKLRPGIEIITQTIALEDEIKKADLVITGEGRMDFQSSMGKTPTGVAKLAKKYHKPVIAFAGSVQKCAKDCHKNGIDAYFCILNEPVSLEEAMRKDVAIRNLKMTAEQVIRLYMLNYKA comes from the coding sequence ATGAGAATTTTAGTTGCGATTGATTCATTAAAAGGCTCGCTTAGCTCGCTTGAGGCGGGCCTTGCTGTAAAAGAAGGACTAGAAGAGATTGGCTGTGAGGTCGTTGTCAAGCCTATCGCAGATGGTGGCGAGGGTAGTGTAGAGGCGATGGCTGATGCACTTGGTGCGAAATTTATAGATACGATAGTTAAAAATCCACTTGGAATTGAAATTTTAGCTAGATATGCACTAAAAGATGACCTTGCAATACTTGAAATGTCAAGTGCTTCTGGCCTTACACTCATAAATCCAGATGAGAGAAATCCACTAAAGACTAGCACATTTGGCTTTGGTCAGATGATAAAAGATGCCATTGCTAAAGGTGCCAGAAAATTTATCATAGGTATCGGTGGAAGTGCAACAAATGACGCTGGTACAGGCATGCTTAGTGCACTTGGCTTTAAATTTTATGATAAAGATGGTGTTTTACTTGAAGGAAAAGGCGAAAATTTAGCCAAAATTTATGAGTTTACAGATGAAGAGGCACTAAAAGAGCTAAAGGATTGCGAATTTTTAATCGCCTGCGATGTAGATAATCCGCTTTATGGCATGAATGGAGCAGCCCACGTTTATGCCCCTCAAAAGGGTGCAAATGGCCGCATGGTAAAAGAGCTTGATGATGGGCTAAAACACTTTGCAGCTCTTGTAAAGGAAAAGACTAATAGTAAATTTCACACACAAAAAGGTGCTGGCGCAGCTGGCGGACTTGGTTTTGCATTTGTGGCATTTTTAGGAGCGAAACTTCGCCCAGGTATTGAGATCATTACACAGACTATTGCGCTTGAGGATGAGATCAAAAAGGCTGATCTAGTCATCACTGGCGAAGGCCGCATGGACTTTCAAAGCTCAATGGGCAAGACACCAACTGGGGTTGCAAAACTAGCCAAAAAGTACCATAAGCCAGTGATCGCATTTGCTGGAAGCGTACAAAAATGTGCCAAAGATTGCCACAAAAATGGGATTGATGCCTATTTTTGTATATTAAATGAACCAGTAAGTCTTGAAGAAGCGATGAGAAAAGATGTCGCGATTAGAAATTTAAAGATGACAGCAGAGCAAGTCATTCGCCTTTATATGCTGAACTACAAAGCATAA
- a CDS encoding GntP family permease, with product MSGISLIVCFVVAIILMIVMISKLKVHPFLALMSISLVLAIIAGIDLSKIPAMIGVGFSGTFKSIGIVIIFGTIIGTVLEKTGAALKLADMVVKLVGQKRPELAMLIMGWVVGIPVFCDSGFVVLNSIREALYKKISASPVAMSVALSGGLYASHVFIPPTPGPIAAAGTLGLGGNLLLVIIMGTVVSVPVLIAVYFFSKSVGKSVTISDKDADATITATYEELLKKFGTLPSGFLSLAPIIMPIIFMAIGSIVDVLAKQGMFDKTALLPKILLFLGNPIIALAIGVIFCVFLLVEARKIREFDHITNESLKIAGPILFITAAGGVLGNVITEAGFVNFIKENATAIKAIGIFFPFIISAVLKTAQGSSTVAIITTASIMGAFSADNSLMHTLGFTTELSAALCVMAIASGAMCVSHANDSYFWVVTNFSKMSAEQGYRTQTAMTFIMGIVGIISVYILSLVLL from the coding sequence ATGAGCGGAATCTCACTAATTGTCTGTTTTGTTGTAGCCATCATACTTATGATCGTTATGATCTCTAAGCTAAAAGTGCATCCATTTTTGGCACTTATGAGTATTTCTTTGGTTCTTGCGATCATCGCAGGCATCGATCTATCCAAGATCCCAGCGATGATAGGTGTTGGCTTTAGTGGCACATTTAAGAGTATCGGTATCGTTATTATCTTTGGAACGATCATCGGCACTGTGCTTGAAAAAACGGGAGCTGCTTTAAAGCTAGCTGATATGGTCGTAAAACTAGTCGGACAAAAGCGTCCAGAGCTTGCTATGCTCATCATGGGCTGGGTTGTTGGCATACCGGTATTTTGCGATAGTGGATTTGTCGTTTTAAACTCTATTCGCGAGGCGCTTTATAAGAAAATTTCAGCAAGCCCAGTCGCGATGTCAGTCGCACTTAGTGGCGGCCTATACGCTTCTCACGTCTTCATCCCGCCAACCCCTGGCCCAATAGCAGCTGCAGGAACACTTGGTCTTGGCGGAAATTTACTCCTTGTCATCATTATGGGAACAGTCGTTTCAGTGCCTGTTTTGATAGCTGTTTATTTCTTTTCAAAGAGTGTTGGCAAAAGTGTGACTATCAGCGACAAAGATGCTGACGCTACTATCACAGCTACCTACGAAGAGCTTTTGAAGAAATTTGGCACGCTACCTAGTGGATTTTTGAGCCTTGCACCTATTATCATGCCTATCATTTTTATGGCGATCGGCTCTATTGTCGATGTTTTAGCAAAACAAGGCATGTTTGATAAAACGGCTCTCTTGCCAAAGATACTTTTATTTTTAGGAAATCCTATCATTGCTCTTGCAATTGGCGTGATCTTTTGCGTATTTTTATTAGTAGAAGCCAGAAAGATAAGAGAATTTGACCATATCACGAACGAGTCTTTAAAGATCGCTGGACCGATACTCTTTATCACAGCAGCTGGCGGTGTTTTGGGTAATGTCATCACTGAGGCCGGCTTTGTAAATTTCATAAAAGAAAACGCAACCGCCATAAAAGCGATAGGAATTTTCTTCCCATTCATCATCTCAGCCGTGCTAAAAACCGCTCAAGGAAGCTCGACCGTGGCTATCATCACGACAGCATCTATCATGGGCGCATTTAGTGCCGACAACTCGCTCATGCATACACTTGGCTTTACGACCGAGCTTTCGGCTGCACTTTGCGTCATGGCGATAGCATCTGGTGCGATGTGTGTATCTCATGCAAATGACAGCTACTTCTGGGTTGTGACAAATTTTAGCAAGATGAGCGCAGAACAAGGATATCGCACACAAACAGCTATGACGTTTATAATGGGCATCGTTGGTATAATTAGCGTTTACATATTATCTTTGGTGCTTTTATGA
- a CDS encoding phospholipase A, with translation MSKILLFLSLGLSFLMASGLDDFKRAQELEQSGDIKAAMQIYKELAKSSLNEQKVVQNVQESEPAPREAKLKQADLLREDKNGKNLQNALGIELYKFNYLLPVTYAKNVPNDERKSVETKFQISLAKPLFYDLFGFRESLVAAYTQTSWWQITRTSAPFRETNYQPEIFLNFASPKYLEQIGIKNLKFGLLHESNGRDGSNSRSWNRAYVQSDFVFGKLSISPRAWMVVGNKGDNKDILKYIGHGDVRLSYNLNDHIFSLMLRNNLHFDKTNKGAAEISYMFPIFSTGVYGYLQYFTGYGESLIDYNRHTDKFGLGFIVLK, from the coding sequence ATGAGTAAAATTTTATTATTTTTAAGCCTTGGCCTTAGTTTTTTGATGGCAAGTGGGCTAGATGATTTTAAAAGAGCACAAGAGCTGGAGCAAAGTGGCGACATAAAGGCTGCGATGCAAATTTATAAAGAGCTAGCCAAAAGCTCTTTAAACGAGCAAAAAGTGGTGCAAAATGTGCAAGAGAGCGAGCCAGCACCAAGAGAGGCGAAGCTAAAGCAAGCCGATCTTTTAAGAGAAGATAAAAATGGTAAAAATTTACAAAATGCACTTGGTATCGAGCTTTATAAATTTAACTACCTTTTGCCAGTAACTTATGCCAAAAATGTGCCAAACGATGAGCGAAAAAGCGTTGAAACTAAGTTTCAAATAAGCCTTGCAAAGCCGTTATTTTATGACCTATTTGGGTTTAGAGAGAGCCTTGTGGCAGCCTACACGCAGACATCTTGGTGGCAGATAACAAGAACTTCAGCGCCATTTCGTGAGACAAACTATCAGCCAGAAATTTTTCTAAATTTTGCTTCGCCAAAATATTTGGAGCAAATAGGTATTAAAAACCTAAAATTTGGACTTTTGCATGAGTCAAATGGACGAGATGGTAGCAATTCAAGAAGCTGGAATAGAGCTTATGTGCAAAGTGATTTTGTTTTTGGCAAGCTTAGCATTTCGCCAAGAGCTTGGATGGTAGTGGGCAATAAGGGCGATAATAAAGATATATTAAAATACATAGGACACGGCGATGTAAGGCTTAGCTACAACCTTAATGATCACATTTTTAGCCTAATGCTAAGAAATAACTTACATTTTGATAAAACAAATAAAGGTGCTGCTGAAATTTCATATATGTTTCCTATCTTCTCAACCGGAGTTTATGGCTATTTACAGTATTTTACGGGATATGGCGAGAGTTTGATTGATTATAATAGGCATACTGATAAATTTGGTCTCGGTTTTATTGTTTTAAAATAA
- a CDS encoding molybdenum cofactor guanylyltransferase gives MQTCVILAGGKSSRMGQDKTLLPFGGFKTLTHYEVAKFSKVFGEVYVSSKFEKFSPALKLIKDENSNNYSPMLALYSILKNFDHSIFVIPADMPFFDLKSLEELAKFKDEFDMVVASDNEHIHSLCGFFSPGLATLAHEFYLKNEHKIGLLRKSCKCKVVNFKDSEQFFNVNFPDEYEMAKKIQEKKIDDE, from the coding sequence ATGCAAACTTGCGTGATTTTAGCAGGTGGCAAAAGCTCGCGTATGGGGCAAGATAAGACACTTTTGCCATTTGGTGGTTTTAAGACGCTTACTCATTATGAGGTTGCGAAATTTAGCAAAGTTTTTGGCGAAGTTTATGTAAGCTCAAAATTTGAGAAATTTAGCCCAGCACTAAAGCTTATAAAAGATGAAAATAGCAATAACTATTCGCCAATGCTCGCGCTTTACTCCATTCTTAAAAATTTTGATCATAGTATTTTTGTGATACCAGCTGATATGCCATTTTTTGATCTTAAAAGTTTAGAAGAGCTTGCTAAATTTAAAGATGAATTTGACATGGTCGTGGCTAGTGATAATGAGCACATTCACTCGCTTTGTGGTTTTTTTAGCCCAGGGCTTGCCACTTTGGCTCATGAGTTTTATTTAAAAAATGAGCATAAAATTGGACTTTTGAGAAAAAGCTGTAAATGCAAAGTCGTAAATTTTAAAGATAGTGAGCAGTTTTTTAACGTAAATTTCCCTGACGAATACGAAATGGCAAAGAAAATCCAAGAAAAGAAGATAGATGATGAGTAA